A single genomic interval of Gemmatimonadota bacterium harbors:
- a CDS encoding PD40 domain-containing protein, with protein MRLMNVRGGVTGGAVLLLVGVLTLGASAASAQERESIPGVSLGLVYENDTQPALAIQPFTGRFGGAGLSSQVEAIIGRDLRNSDRFQVMDSLPAGLVGDVVDYSLWDRLGAVWLVTGQVEGAGEGYVLILELHDVVYRRTVERGRFRIPDPADDDFRMAVHRASDEAVLWATGDPGMAASRIAFTMTDSDNNTDIYVIDADGENLHRVTNFRDITLSPAWSPDGSKIAYVSYKVTGFPRIYERNLATGEERMLPEVRGAGDYITPAYSPDGSTLAFSVLGSGRSGIFTYNVERDCCLSYLSGGQWYDISPTYSADGDWLAFQTDRFGTRIPQIMVMPSGGGEAETLSPYEYGGRGYYTSPDWSPDGNLVAFHGAIRRGTYHILVADMETDGRRLRQLTWEGNNEDPSWAPDARHLVFAGERRWGFGLFVVDIATGRLRPILAGRRIGLPDWSPALPPVG; from the coding sequence GTGAGACTCATGAACGTGCGGGGAGGTGTGACCGGGGGCGCCGTGCTGTTGCTGGTGGGCGTGCTCACCTTAGGCGCTTCGGCGGCAAGCGCGCAGGAGCGGGAGTCCATTCCGGGCGTGAGCCTGGGCCTCGTCTACGAGAACGATACTCAGCCGGCGCTCGCGATCCAGCCGTTCACGGGGCGCTTCGGCGGTGCGGGGCTCTCTTCGCAGGTCGAAGCCATCATTGGGCGGGATCTGCGCAACTCCGACCGCTTCCAGGTCATGGACTCGCTGCCCGCCGGGCTCGTAGGCGACGTCGTCGACTACTCGCTGTGGGACCGTCTTGGGGCGGTTTGGCTGGTGACCGGTCAAGTCGAAGGCGCCGGGGAAGGCTACGTCTTGATCCTGGAGCTGCACGACGTCGTGTACCGTCGCACCGTCGAGCGGGGCCGCTTCCGGATCCCGGACCCGGCGGACGACGATTTCCGCATGGCGGTGCATCGGGCTTCCGACGAGGCGGTGCTCTGGGCGACGGGCGATCCAGGCATGGCGGCGAGCCGCATCGCCTTCACGATGACGGACAGCGACAACAACACCGACATTTATGTCATCGACGCAGACGGCGAGAATCTCCACCGGGTGACGAACTTCCGAGACATCACGTTGTCCCCGGCCTGGTCACCCGATGGCTCGAAGATCGCCTACGTGTCGTACAAGGTGACCGGCTTCCCTCGCATCTACGAGCGCAACCTGGCGACCGGCGAGGAGCGGATGCTGCCCGAGGTGCGGGGCGCAGGAGACTACATCACGCCGGCGTACAGCCCCGATGGCTCGACGCTGGCGTTTTCGGTCTTGGGCAGCGGTCGCAGCGGGATCTTCACGTACAACGTGGAGCGGGACTGCTGCCTCTCGTATCTCTCGGGTGGGCAGTGGTACGACATCTCGCCCACGTACTCGGCGGACGGCGATTGGTTAGCCTTCCAGACCGACCGTTTCGGGACCCGCATTCCCCAGATCATGGTGATGCCCTCTGGGGGCGGCGAGGCGGAAACGCTGTCCCCCTACGAGTACGGCGGCCGGGGCTACTACACGTCGCCCGACTGGTCCCCTGACGGGAATCTGGTGGCGTTCCACGGTGCGATCCGGCGCGGCACATACCACATCCTCGTTGCGGATATGGAGACCGACGGTAGGCGGCTGCGTCAACTCACATGGGAGGGGAACAACGAGGATCCGAGTTGGGCCCCGGACGCCCGGCATCTGGTATTTGCGGGTGAGCGGCGGTGGGGCTTCGGACTGTTCGTCGTGGACATCGCGACGGGTCGACTCCGGCCGATCCTGGCCGGGCGACGCATCGGGCTCCCGG